In Plasmodium brasilianum strain Bolivian I chromosome Unknown PB_00_15, whole genome shotgun sequence, the DNA window AAACACTATAAATAATGATGAcgaatttttttccttatatttcctacatcataaaaatatgttgcgaattatatttaaaacataatgAAACAATTTATGCAAAACATGTATTacgttttaaaataaaatatataacaattacttttattttcattgatgaaataataataataataaattattttattatagtttttaattatatattttcgcgtattttattcatttctgTTACAcgttatattaataacattaaatgatatttatgccagtaaaaaaataatcaaataaattttttaaattaataatattttttttaactatgTTTCTTCTGAAAAAATACCAAAACACaattaacaataaataatgtatatacgATTAGAATTGTTTTTTGTATCTTTTTAACTGTTATCGCAACTACAATGAatagttaaatatattttttacgaaatattcagaattacatttattataaatattattatcttcATATTCGAATTCAAgaatacaatataaaaaaaaaaaaaagaaaaaaaaagtatcaaTATGTTTACTAACCAGCTAATTTTACAagcatatattatgaaaaaaaattgaacataTAAGTGTGGATCACTGAAAAATTacacaaattataaaaagaattaaaagaattataatattataataggggttataattaaaattagataataatattgttaaaagatattaaaaaattaattcaaattttatataaaaaacataattgaaaatgaaatatttactaagataaataaaaaaactctTTTTAgtgaaaatgaataataaaagaattaaaatgtGATACTAGTACAATTTGGACTGTATGATTATCAGTTAAGtgatttataataatactattaatgaaattacttaaataatggttgaaaaatacaaaaatcaTTATCTTAATCGAATATAccttataaattaaaagtaatataaatgaaaatataacgCATTATACCTAAAAATGTatgcataatataattaatattactatttgatacatataatatattaattacagtttgttttacttatatcacaatattttattagaaatcatttatttgtaaacATTCATAATATTCTTACTATCAgtattataacaaaataaacagtaaaacataatatttttaagcaaaaagaaaaatgtaatataaataaaaaaaaaaaaaaattagataaaattatatatacattataatgttagttattttgaaaaaacaaataaagtCATTATGTCATACATAAAACTCCTAGAAGAGAGAAATTCATTcagtttacatatataatactgaTGGTATCTTAtaccatatttttattccaaaatattttatgatattatGTGATGACTTTATGGAACATATCCTATTAGAATGCACacaaaattaacattttctATTGCAGAATATTAcctacaaaaaaatgaaaaataaattttattaaaattctattatatttttagataaatatatttttaagtaatagaatatgtataaataagataacataaaaatgttGTGAATATCATAGTAGCATAATAATTCCTtttgataattattttatatcctgaacataataaaaaaaatatttggtatattttaaatctttaatctatattatatgagttcattttaatattattataaaatcttatttatattataataaaaataagtgttaaaccttaatttttttaataatatttttttaataatttaatgtaatatttttttctttatgatcgtatttttaatatgttgcatacataaaaatcaatatgttatttaaggataaaaataatgcaaagaaaaagaaaaattaaaataatattttgcatAGTCCATAAAAATTCAAGAAAcgattttattataataaattcatGAGTAACTCTTTAAGCAGCACAATTACAATTGTTAAATCttttttagtaataattatttttttatctaatttaaaaccaattttttttatgattaatatatatattcatacatattaCTTCTAtctcatttatataaaaaaaatgttatgtatttattcagaaaattttcttaaaaaaaaatacataatacaaaaaCATCCGGAAGAGTTTctacaaaataattaaagtaaaatagtACTAAACGTAAaatctatataattatttatactatAGATATAGTTATTATGcggaaatttatatatagactatatattaaaaggacaaaatggataaatacatatattaaaaaactaaaataatcaaaggatattttattatgttacatataaatagaataaataaaatatttacaaataatatattcactTTTAATACTATAGtttttacaataaatttataaactcattcatttatttgtatggaaattaaaaattaatattttattaaatgtcACAGGTGTTATGGAATATTAATCCTTAACAAGAATTATAGAATATCTCCTGctaacaaatatttatttatttttgaaaattcacaaaaaaaattcataatatatatcattaatttttatatctttattttttatatatggcTAAATCAATATATAATGTGCTGACATTTTCTTGTATTTTAtagttttcaaaaaaaaaatgtcagTTTCTAGTGATAACGAATgggtatatattaatttttataaaaaacataattaataTCTTATAATTTAAGTACTGAATACCACTAAAACACATTTAGAAACACttctataataaaaaattataaatttacatcTAATTCATTATCCCCACTTAATTTATAGGATAAAATTTTAGAAGGgtctttttcatataatatatacaaagaaTTAGATAATGATGTTGAAGAAAAGAATTATGATGATTACTGTATTGCATTCAATAATGATAAAGATAATACTGAAGAAAAGTGTTACAATCtctgtaaaaaaatattaagaaatacacatattttatCTAGATAtgttaatacaaataattttacaactCTCTGTTCACATTATAGATATTGGAcgtattataatataaagaaaattttaggAGATGATACAAATGATGATAAGGCCAAAccaataattaataaatttaaacaGGTTCGAgataatattagaaaaatttcTAATGCGTTATATTGCCAATATGAGTTTAATgatgatattataaaaaaactaaacgatatgaaagaagaaaaatatttgtatgattattttcaaaattatgaCAGTATTAGAACATCTGACACATGTAATGTTGTTACACTtgataaatatgaaaaataccttaaatatattattaaattatataatgagCGTAAAGGGGAGGATGCATGTTGCTATGGTTCATTCTTGATAGACTGCGAAGACTATTTTAAATGCGATGACGAATTTGATCCTAATATACTGTTGTCTACATTAAAATCTaccaaacaaaaaaaatgcgATAACTTGATGAAAGCTCTTCCAACTATAACATCCGGCGTTACATCACGTTCAAAGAGTTCCCTAACAAATATTACAGGTTCAATTTACTATTTCAAGTGTACTGATTATGACGAAGACAAAATTTcagataaaacaaaagaaggTGGAAAACTTAATTGTCATATTTTTCTGACATCTGATAAATCTCATTTTATGCCATTATCACCTTCTCTTCAAGCTTCTTCGACATTTGGTCCTTTTACAACCTATGGACAAAGAGGAACTTCTGTATCTGCAGAATTACAACGTAATAACCTAGTATCAAGCGGAATCTCAGAACAAGCAGATCAATCATCTTCTTC includes these proteins:
- a CDS encoding PIR protein gives rise to the protein MSVSSDNEWDKILEGSFSYNIYKELDNDVEEKNYDDYCIAFNNDKDNTEEKCYNLCKKILRNTHILSRYVNTNNFTTLCSHYRYWTYYNIKKILGDDTNDDKAKPIINKFKQVRDNIRKISNALYCQYEFNDDIIKKLNDMKEEKYLYDYFQNYDSIRTSDTCNVVTLDKYEKYLKYIIKLYNERKGEDACCYGSFLIDCEDYFKCDDEFDPNILLSTLKSTKQKKCDNLMKALPTITSGVTSRSKSSLTNITGSIYYFKCTDYDEDKISDKTKEGGKLNCHIFLTSDKSHFMPLSPSLQASSTFGPFTTYGQRGTSVSAELQRNNLVSSGISEQADQSSSSQSSDVNYKSSYKDAPCQNPLLARDVSENCREPDVRETETVGVKLSLYAPGRRIRIKLNSDSNTFKNNFFRVGIAFTLIAGIISTIFLYYKFTPFGRCFHKKVSRKKIIDDYYDDPYMRKFMIRAPKSNKRRTGNTGLQFSYYSR